Genomic DNA from Nocardioides aquaticus:
CCGGTCTCGGTCTCGGCCCGTCAGCTGGCCAACCCGTTCCTCAAGCCCGACTTCTCGGTCGTCCGACGCTCGCAGAGCAGCACCCACCGGCTGAGCGGCTGGGAGCTGCTCGGCCCCCTCTTCCGCTCCTTCGAGAACGCCGAGGCCGGCGCCTCGGCCTGCATGCCGCTGCCCGAGGACGTGTCCCGCGCCGTGGTCGGCAGCGACCGCCGCGGCCAGGAGCTGATGCTCCACCAGGCCCAGGTCGTCGCGGCCGCGGGCCAGGGCCACCGCACCTTCCTGCTGGCCGACGAGCCGGGGCTGGGCAAGACCGCGCAGGCGCTGCTGGCCGCGCAGGCGGCCAAGGCCTTCCCGCTGCTGGTCGTCGTGCCGAACGTGGTCAAGACGAACTGGGCCGCCGAGGCCGCGCGGTGGGTGCCGCGGCACGCGGCGACCGTGGTGCACGGCGACGGCCGCGAGGTCGACGGCTTCGCCGACATCGTGGTGGTCAACTACGAGGTCCTCGACCGCCACGCCGGCTGGATGGCCGACCACGGGTTCCGCGGCATGGTCGTCGACGAGGCCCACTTCATCAAGAACCGCTCGTCGCAGCGCTCGCAGCACGTGCTGCGGCTCTCGCAGCGGATCCGCGCCCGCGTGGGCAACCCGTTGCTGATGGCGCTCACCGGCACCCCGCTGATCAACGACATCGAGGACTTCCGCGCGATCTGGCAGTTCCTCGGCTGGATCGACGACAAGGCCCCGCTGCCCGCGCTGATGGACTCCCTGGAGGAGATCGGGCTGACCCCCGCCGACCTGGGCTTCTACCCGGCGGCGCGGCAGCGGGTCGTCGACATGGGCATCGTGCGTCGCCGCAAGGTCGACGTCGCAGCCGACATCCCCGCCCGCCGTGTCGCCGACCTCACCGTCGAGCTGGACGACGAGGCCGGCCGCTCGATCAAGAAGGCCGAGAAGGAGCTCGCGCGCCGGCTGGTCGAGCGCTACGACACGGCGCTGGCCACGCGGACCTCCGGCAGCACCGTGGTCGGCATCGACCACGAGCTCGTCCGCCGGGTCGCGACGTGGGAGCGCGAGGACTCCACCTCGAAGACCGGCGAGAACGTCTTCGGGATGATGCGCCGGATCGGCCAGGCCAAGGCCGGGCTGGCTGCGGACTACGCCGCCCAGCTGGCCCGCAGCACCGGGAAGGTCGTCTTCTTCGCCAAGCACGTCGACGTCATGGACGACGCCGAGGAGCTCTTCGCCAGCCGCGGGATCGGCTACACCTCCATCCGCGGCGACCAGTCCCGCGCGGCGCGGGAGAAGGCGATCACCTCCTTCACCAGCGACCCCGAGGTCGAGGTCGTGGTCTGCTCGCTGACCGCCGCGGGGGTCGGCCTCAACCTGCAGGTCGCCTCGAACCTGGTGCTGGCCGAGCTGTCCTGGACCGACGCCGAGCAGACCCAGGCGATCGACCGGGTGCACCGGATCGGTCAGACCATGCCGGTCACTGCCTGGCGCGTGATCGCCGCGCAGACCATCGACGCGCGGATCGCCGAGCTGATCGACAGCAAGGCCGGCCTGGCCGCCCGCGCGCTGGACGGGGCCGGCGAGGACGCCTCCTCGACCGCCGACGTCCAGCTCGAGGCCCTGGTCTCGCTGCTCACCGACGCCCTCCGCAAGCGCCGCCGATGACGCGCCCGACCGGCCGAGATGACGCTCGCGGACAGCCGAGATGACGCTCGCGGCGCGTCGAGATGACGCTCGCGGCGCGACCGAGACGACCGGCATGGGGGCCCGGACGGCCGCCGCGCTGGTCTTCGGCACGTCGGCGGCGGTGCTGGTGGTCGAGCTGGTCGCGCTGCGGCTGCTCGCGCCGTACCTCGGGCTGACGCTCGAGACCAA
This window encodes:
- a CDS encoding DEAD/DEAH box helicase; translation: MARGQRSNGSRRPQRNGRVRHLDNDGIIPVLARAVREVETAVQRGSALVGVRPRFQAIALLVRDERFRVKADTSATEAYRSEQLKRLDGVATILAQTAARQPSLFTLLDEDAEITSETKALRREMLQAGGVELPEPEAVPETEVAGTQPDRGVVPVSVSARQLANPFLKPDFSVVRRSQSSTHRLSGWELLGPLFRSFENAEAGASACMPLPEDVSRAVVGSDRRGQELMLHQAQVVAAAGQGHRTFLLADEPGLGKTAQALLAAQAAKAFPLLVVVPNVVKTNWAAEAARWVPRHAATVVHGDGREVDGFADIVVVNYEVLDRHAGWMADHGFRGMVVDEAHFIKNRSSQRSQHVLRLSQRIRARVGNPLLMALTGTPLINDIEDFRAIWQFLGWIDDKAPLPALMDSLEEIGLTPADLGFYPAARQRVVDMGIVRRRKVDVAADIPARRVADLTVELDDEAGRSIKKAEKELARRLVERYDTALATRTSGSTVVGIDHELVRRVATWEREDSTSKTGENVFGMMRRIGQAKAGLAADYAAQLARSTGKVVFFAKHVDVMDDAEELFASRGIGYTSIRGDQSRAAREKAITSFTSDPEVEVVVCSLTAAGVGLNLQVASNLVLAELSWTDAEQTQAIDRVHRIGQTMPVTAWRVIAAQTIDARIAELIDSKAGLAARALDGAGEDASSTADVQLEALVSLLTDALRKRRR